The Methanoplanus sp. FWC-SCC4 genome has a window encoding:
- a CDS encoding ABC transporter ATP-binding protein: MEKVVSVTDLKKTFDKKPVISGITFDVFRGEIFGFLGPNGAGKTTSMRIILGLLKADSGSALVFENSLETSDKTRARVGVLFENNGLFDKLSAYENLKYYAELYGIPDVEERIVELLEFTDLKSRKDTLVGTFSTGMKRKLGIARAILHRPEVLFLDEPTSTLDPEAQKMVRDLILHLSEDESMTVFLSSHNLDEVQKICSRVAILHGGRIKALDSVENLRKNSGVTNLNITLSDSLQSEQARFVVSTMQDVSDFKKTGHGFSIALSGKSASGVISGLCSAGINIEEVVKGKRSLEDIYIEVMKEEAEL; the protein is encoded by the coding sequence ATGGAAAAAGTCGTTTCTGTAACAGATCTGAAAAAAACCTTTGATAAAAAACCGGTCATCTCCGGAATAACATTTGATGTGTTCAGGGGAGAGATATTTGGGTTTTTAGGTCCCAATGGTGCCGGTAAAACAACAAGCATGAGGATAATACTCGGACTTTTAAAGGCAGACTCCGGGAGTGCCCTTGTGTTTGAAAACTCCCTTGAGACAAGTGATAAAACCCGTGCACGTGTGGGTGTTTTATTTGAAAACAACGGTCTTTTTGATAAGCTAAGTGCCTATGAAAATCTGAAATACTATGCAGAGCTTTATGGTATTCCGGACGTTGAAGAAAGAATAGTGGAACTTTTGGAGTTTACCGATCTGAAATCGAGAAAGGATACTCTTGTCGGAACATTTTCAACCGGAATGAAACGAAAGCTCGGCATTGCAAGGGCAATCCTGCACCGGCCCGAAGTTCTGTTTCTGGATGAACCTACCTCAACACTTGACCCTGAGGCACAGAAGATGGTGCGTGACCTTATTCTTCATCTGTCTGAAGATGAATCGATGACGGTATTTCTGAGTTCTCACAACCTTGACGAAGTCCAGAAGATATGCAGCCGTGTGGCAATTCTTCACGGAGGCAGGATAAAGGCTCTTGACTCTGTTGAAAATCTCAGGAAAAACAGCGGTGTTACAAATTTAAATATTACTCTGTCCGATTCTCTTCAGTCAGAGCAGGCTCGTTTTGTTGTTTCCACTATGCAGGATGTTTCTGATTTTAAAAAGACCGGGCACGGATTTTCGATAGCACTTTCAGGGAAATCGGCATCAGGTGTAATATCCGGTCTTTGCAGTGCAGGAATTAATATTGAAGAGGTTGTAAAGGGCAAACGCTCTCTTGAGGATATTTACATTGAAGTTATGAAAGAGGAGGCGGAATTATGA